The Granulicella arctica genome segment ATCAACGATCGAATCGACGAAGCCTATCGGACGAAGTACAAAACCAGCCCCTATCTGCCGCCTATGGTCAGCAAACGGACGCGTTCCGCCACGGTGAAGATCGTACCCAGCAGAGCTTAAGAGAAACATCAACCCTTCCAGCCGAGTTTGTCGAAGGCATGGAGCCCGAACAAAAAGGAGACAGCAACGTGGATATCAAACGAGTTGGAACGCAGGCATCCGGCAAGGGACCTGCCGATTGGTTTACCGGCACCGTACGCGTCGATCCATTGTTTCAAGCGCCTGAACCGGCGCTCGTATCCGGCGCAAGCGTCACATTCGAGCCAGGCGCACGCACAGCGTGGCACACTCATCCCCTTGGTCAGACTCTGATCGTGACAGCGGGCGCAGGGTGGGTGCAACTGGAAGGTGGACTCATTCAGGACATCCGTCAGGGGGATGTTGTCTGGTTTGCTCCCGGCGAAAAACACTGGCATGGCGCGACTTCAACGACGGCTATGACCCACATCGCCATCCAGGAAAAGCTCGACGGCAAAGTCGTCGATTGGATGGAGCATGTCACCGACGAGCAATATCTCAAGGCTCGTTGAGAGTAGCCGTAAGGAGTGGGCGCGAGGGAGATGAGGACACGATGCAAAAGCGAGCATTAGGAACCAGCGGGCTCGAGGTCTCCGCCATAGGGCTGGGATGCATGAGGATGAGTGCCGGCCACGGAGAAGTTGCAGGCACCAAAAAGGAGATGATTGCTCTGATACGAGGCGCAGTCGAACGGGGCATCACCTTCTTCGACACAGCTCAGGTTTACGGGCCGTTTGTGAACGAAAAGCTTGTCGGAGAGGCACTTGCCCCGTTACGGGATCAGGTGATCATCGCGACCAAGTTCGGTTTCAACTTTGGGCCTAAGGCGGACTCTAAGTCGCAGGGGCTGTGCAGTCGGCCCGAGTACATCCGGCAGACGGTGGAAGACTCGCTCAAGAGGCTTCGTGTCGATGCGATCGACCTGCTCTACCAGCATCGCGTCGACCCCGACGTGCCAATTGAAGAGGTTGCAGGCACGGTGCGAGACCTGATCCAGCAGGGCAAAGTCAAACACTTCGGGCTCTCTGAAGCAGGCGCACAGACAATCAGACGAGCACATGCTGTCCAACCTGTCACGGCGCTGCAAAGCGAGTACTCACTGTGGTGGAAGCGGCCCGAAGAAGAGATCATCTCGACACTGGAGGAACTAGGCATAGGGTTCGTTCCCTACAGCCCTCTGGGAAAGGGCTATCTCACCGGAACGATCACAGAAGACACGAAGTTCGATCCAAACGACAACCGTGGCACGTTCCCGCGGTTTTCCCCGGCGGCTCTCAAGGCGAATCGTGGATTAGTAGATGTCATTCAAGCGTTCGCAGAGCACAAGCATGCGACGCTCGCCCAGATAGCGCTAGCATGGCTGCTCGCCCAGAAGCCATGGATCGTCCCAATCCCAGGCACTACAAAACTACAGCGGCTGGAGGAGAACATCGGGTCGACTCGCGTCGAACTCACAGCGAACGATCTCCAGGAACTCAACAGCACAACCGCCAAGATTACTGTAGAAGGTGACCGGTATCCGAAGGATCTAGAGCGCATGACTTATCGATAGTTCCCGGCTTTTCGATCAACGGTAGCGGATGCTGGATACTCCAATGGAGAACAGGTCGCTCCCTGCGAAACGGAAGGCATGATGCCACACATTCCCGCCAAGCGCACAGCCAACAACCAGGGCGATGGCAGCTTATTCGGGCGCGAAGACTTCCGCTATGAACCTGATACCGACACTTATGTCTGCCTGGCAACAAGAAGCTGCTGCGGAAGAACACTCATCATAAAAATTGTTACACCATATGTTGGGTTTCGGCTACCGACTGCGACACGCAGGCTCTGAGACGCGGCTCGGCTCGCCGCCTATATGAAGAAGCGTTGATCCGGATGTAGGAGCGGGTGACACCAGAAGCGATGAGACTAAGTCGATGTACTGTTGTCGAACATCCCTTCGCTACAATCAAGTACCGTAGCTTTCGGATTGAGGAACACAGAGGATCGATGGGAGTTCACATCAAAGACTAGAACCGGGTTGCGCCGTCACCAAACCTGAATTGCGATGATCTTAGGGTTAACAACGATCATGCCGGAAATATCCATTTCCAATAAGATCTGTAGATTGCGTTCTTGCCATCCCTTTGGCGCGTTATGGGCGAGTTCGTTCAAGGCAGATCCATCCGCTAAAAATTCGCACGCTGCCTGTGTGCCGAATTCATTGACACCGCCGATGGCCATTTGTACGCGCTTTCGATCAGGATCGATAATCCTCGTGATCAGCGCGTAGCTACGATCGGTCCGCTGCGCTGTAGTCTTTTCTGTTACCCACTTCTTGTCGGGATGTAGACGATCGCGAATGAACCAGATCTGTCCATGCTCTCCGTCTGCCGAGTCGAAAAAGAACCGAAGATTTCGATTGAGGTTCATGGACCAGACGTTGTTGAATGCGCCAAGGTAAATAACATTGGTGCGGTCTAATGCAATATTACGACTTTCCTGAGGCCACACAGCCTGTGTGACCAAACCCCGACTGTTTAGCAAACCGGCAAGGCTGATGACTCCACGAACATCCCCGATTGCGGTGCCACCGCTGTTTGCTTTAACGATATCGCCGGGCTGAATGAGTATTGGCGGCTGGTTTGCCTCAACCTTCTGTCGCAAGTCAGACGAAAGCCAGTAGAGATGGGAGTCGCCAAAGCAGAGCGTAACGTTTGTCTTGTACTGTAAGAAGGGCTTCCAGAACTGCTCCAGAGGACTATCACTCTTGAGATTTACGGGCCAGCTGTTCCGCCCGGCCAGAACAGCTATTATCAAAATGAGCAGGGCGACAACGATGGGCACAGGCTTAAAGAAGCCGCGCTTGGCAAACCAAGCGGTCGACCAGGATGGATCAGCGGGTACGGAGGGCGATTCGACACGTGAAATATCGAGCGCGCTGGCCTCATCCCGTTTTTTGTCTTCTGCGATATGCCATTGGAAGGTTGGGATGTAGGTTCCGGAAGACAGGCCAATCATCACAGCCGAAGGGGAAGATCGCTCCGAATAATACTGTGCCAGACGTCGCCGAACGTCGCTGGCCCTGACTCGCACGATGGAATCCGCTCCGGTATCGAAGTCCACCCTTCGACCGAACAACTCGACGCCGAGGAAGCGTTCATTCAGCCCATCGTAATTTCCGGCGAGAGCGTGCCTCACAATGCATTCCAGAAAATCGTGACATCGCTTACTGCCGGAAAAAGTTGGGCTCGCCAAAATCGCATCAAGCTCAAGCAGAACGGATGTCACCTGTTCTTGGGACAATTTGTGCGAGCGCTCTCGGTTTTGGATCTCCGCCAACATCGGTATGAACAACATTACCACTCTCAATAACGCAGAGGTAACGTAAGGATAACGTCGCTGGAAGTCATTGATTTTGTTGAGCGTGATCGACTAAACCGTTTATCACGTTGACCTTCGTCAGATTTGCAATGTTATATGCACTTCACTATCGAAATGAGCCGAAACCACTGGCATAGGCCTATGGCATTCTCAATGCTTGACATGAAGATTGGGGTGCTGCTGACACGTAGACGAGCCCTACCGTGAGTTCATTTTGTGCTGTGCCGATAGGAGAGGAGTTCGGGTGGAGCGAGATGGAATACAACGAACGGTTGCAAGAAGCCGAGAGCGCTAGGTTGGGCGTCATCGGTCATGTGCCCAGCTACCAGAGTATAGATTTGCTTCGCTAACAACCCCTGCTGATGCTCGCCAGTTGAGCCGTGTCGACCAGGAATAGAGCACGAAGCATCGCTCGGGGAACTATGGCATTGCAGTCGAAAGCGGCCACCCCCTTCACCTCAGGAGTCAAGACGGAGGTCGTGGTGCATGGCTCGATCGCACTGCCCAAATAGCAACGCTCCGAGCGGTTCTTGCCGGACACACTAGAAGGATGAGAATGCGATACCTTACATGTCCCCTTTTTACAATAATCATGACAATTGCAACTGTGACAGGTTTCTGCCAAGCCGTTCGGCGTGATCGCTCCTTGGCGCAGTTGAACGACCACGTTGCGATCTCCAAGGTTTGGTCCCCGGATTTAGGAAATGGGATGTACAAGAATCCGGTTCTGAACGCTGACTATTCGGATCCTGACGTCATCCGCGTTGGAGACCGGTTCTATCTGGTGGCGTCGAGCTTCGACGCTGTACCGGGACTCCCGATCCTGGAGTCCTATGATCTGGTGAACTGGCGGCTCATCGGACGTGCGCTTGCGAGACAGCTCCCCCTCGATAGGTATAGCGTGACGCAGCATGGAAATGGAGTGTGGGCACCGGCACTACGCTTTCACAACGGAGAGTTCTACCTCTACTATCCTGATCCGGACTTCGGGATTTACATGGTGAAGGCGAAGAACGCTGCGGGGCCTTGGTCCCAGCCGCTGCTAGTCAAGGCCGCCAAGGGGTGGATCGACCCGTGTCCATTGTGGGATGAGGATGGGAAGGCCTACCTGGTGTCGGGCTTGGCTGGGAGCCGTGCCGGCGCCAAGAGCGTCCTCATCATCAGCCGCATGAAGCCCGATGGCACAGAGCTATTGGATGGCGGAGCAATCGTCTATGACGGACACGGCGAAGACTCCACCATAGAAGGGCCAAAGCTTTACAAGCGTCATGGGTACTATTACATCTTTGCCCCAGCTGGAGGTGTCCCAACGGGCTGGCAGGTTGTGCTGCGATCCCGGAATATCTTCGGGCCGTATGAGCGTCGCAAAGTACTGCAGCAAGGGACCACGACGATCAACGGCCCGCACCAGGGAGCTTGGGTCGATACCGGGACCGGAGAGGATTGGTTTCTCCATTTTCAAGATCGCGGCTGGCTCGGGAGAGTTGTGCATTTAGAACCGATGAAATGGGCCGACGACTGGCCCGAAATCGGAGATGAGGCACAGGGTCCGATCGGCCAGCCAGTACTATCGTACAGAAAGCCTAAAACACTGCACCCATCTACACCTCGGAACCCAGCCGATAGCGATGAATTTAATGAGGCTGCACTTGGACTACAGTGGCAGTGGCAGGCTGACCCGGAGCCCACGTGGAGCTTTCCCTCTCAAGCCTTGGGCGTACTCCGATTGATCGATACTCCTGCCCCTCCGCAGGCGCACAATCTATGGAATACTCCGGCCGTTCTTTTGCAGAAGCTACCTGCACCTAGACTGATGGCGACCACCAAGCTAAAAGCGACCATCCTCAACCAGGGCGACCGGGCGGGTCTCATCCTGTTGGGCAAAGACTATGGGGCTCTGGCGCTTACGAAGACCGAACATGGCAATGTGCTTCGCCAATTGCTGTGCATGTCGGCCAATCTTGGGACTTCCGAAAGAATCGTAGCTGAAGTGCCTCTATCGCAGGATGACGTGTACCTGCGAGTCGCAGTGGACGAAGGCAGCGTGTCATTCAGCTATAGCGTAGATGGGAAAGAATTCCGTCCCATCGGCCAACGGTTTATGGCACAACCAGGTATATGGATAGGAGCGAAGGTGGGAATCTTCGCCAGTGGGGTGACAGATCACGGTGAATTCGGATATGCAGACTTCGATTGGTTTCGGTTGACTGCACTGCCGTAGCATCGCTCATTGACTCAAATCGTCGGATCGTCTGCTCCAAGGCACGGGTTTGTTTCTCCGGTCCGAAGCTCGTCCGAACTCGCCTCGGCGACGAAACGCTTCCACCTCGCATTCTTCTGTTCTGGCTCCTCCAACCGCCAGCCTTCTCCATCTTCAAGCCATCGTATTCTTTGCGCAATCGAAAATAAGTTGGTTCCGTGATGCCATCATCCCTATGTGCTTCCTGCCATTCGCCATTCCAGCTTCCCCGTATCAGTATGCTTCGTTCCCGCTGCTTGCTATAGAACTCGCCGGACACTCCACAACTGTTAGGCGGCTTTCAAAGGACTGGTGATCCGCTGCAAGTTGAGCTATCTCAACGAAATGACTGCCGTAGCGTTTCCGTAACGCCGGCTTCACATCGCTGATTCTATGGAACATACACGCATAAACGGTTTGAAACGTTGACAAATTTACTCTCTTGCGAAGACTGTCTCACCTGACACTCGACAAAGCGATTTATGGCTTTAGAAATGCTGGTAACGTTCGCTGATAACGGACCCATACCATCACGAGAACACGTGAGAAGAGGATTCGACCATGAAAGCTGGAAATTGCAGAACAAGCCTCACCAGCCGCAAGAGACAAAGTTGGACAACACGATATATGCCTATGCGAAAGATTGCGTATTCCTTGCTGCCTGTAATCGTGATTACGCTCTTTGCCGGAATACTGTCGGCACAAACGACGGGCCTGGGAACTATATCCGGAAGAGTGCTGGACCCAACTGGGGCCGTTATACCGAGTGCACATATTACGGTCACCAATACGGCCACCGGAGTAGCGTTATCGATAAGCAGTAACGATGAAGGACTTTATCGTGCCGGAGACCTGGTTCCCGGACCCTACACGATTGCGGTCAGCGCAAACGGGTACAAAGCATTGCTGCGGGAAGGGATTACGCTGGTTTCGGATGCATCAGAGACGGCAGACCTCAGCTTGACCATCGGTCAGTCATCGCAGCAGGTGATGGTATATGCAGATGCGTCCCTATTGAACTTGTCTTCCGGTTCGGACGGACAGGTTGTGAGCACGCAGCAGATTGAGGACACGCCCACGGCTGGCGCCAACCCGCTGCTGCTCCTAAAGTTCAACTCTGCCATTCAAACCAGCGATGCCTCAAACCTGTACATGAACGGCAGCTACAACGCGGGAGCCGCGAACTCTCGCATCGGATCCGCAGGGCAGATCTCAAAGAACGAGTACATGCTGGACGGTGCTCCGGACCAGGCAAGCAATCACACTGTCGCCTATGCTCCGCCTCCTGATGAGGTAAACGAGATGTTTACCGACGTAATGGGGTTCGATGCCCAGGTAGGCAAGACACTGGGAATTTATACCAACGTCACCAGCAAGACGGGCACCGAGCAGTTTCATGGATCGGCACGTTGGACATACGAGGATCAACGCTGGCAGGCTCTGACTCACTTCGCGCGCGTAAACATCGTCACGGCCTGCACGACAGGAACGGCGGCACAATGCGCTGTCGCCCAGGCGCAAAACCTCCAACCGGGGACCCACGAAAACAACTGGGGCGTCAGCATTGGCGGACCGGTTATTATTCCCCATCTCTTCGACGGCAGGCAGAAGAAGCTCTTCTTCTTCTTCGGCTCTGTCCGGGATCAGTTCACAGGCGTGTCTAACACGTCGGTGACTGTGCCGACTGTGCAGGAGCGTGGTCTGAATGGATCGAATGCAGACTTCTCCGACCTTCCCGGATGTCCTTCCGCTTGCGGCGCTTACACGATCTACGATCCATTGACCGTAAAGGCTGCGGGGTCGACCAACTATACCCGCACCTCTTTCGCAGGCAATGTGATTCCCGCCAATCGTATTAACAACCCCATGACGGCGCTGTTTAACGCTGTCTTGCCCATGCCCAACAACGGCGGCGCGATTGGGCTGAATGGCTTGGGCAACTACACCTACAACCAGTTACAACCCCAGACCTTTACCGCATACACTCCGCGCATCGACTACGCGTTGAGAGATAACGATCGCTTCTTCGCGCGCGCATCGAAGATTCACTATTTCCAAGATACGCATGGATTCACAACCAACGATGTCGATGAGGGAATAGTAAATCAGGACGCGTTGATCCTTTCCGTGGGCTGGACGCATGTTTTTAGCCCGAACCTTGTGATGGATAATACGATTGGATATTCGCGATACTTGAACGGATTGCAAGAGCCAGGGCTCTTGAAGTATCCGGCTACCTCCATAGGTCTGCCTGACTATCTCCAGAGTGAAGCGATGGCCGCGGGATTCAATGGTCCGCCACTGGTGCAATTCGCCAGCCCTCCCAATACTCCGTACAACCAGGTCGGCGCGAAAAGCTATCCTCCCAACTACGATAAGATCGGAAACTATCGTACTGGAATTACATTTTCGCACGGAGCCCATACCTTCAAAGCCGGCGCTGAATACCGGTTGCAAGTGGCGATCGGTACGCCTGAGGGAAATATCACCGGCTTACTGAACTTCGATAACACATTTACCCGCCAGAACAGCAACGGTACAGGCAGCCCGCAACAGCTGGGCCTGGACTACGCAGCATATCTGCTGGGCATGCAAACTTCGGCCACACTCGACACCCAGGTTCTGTGGAAGCGGAGCAATCCCTACTATGCATTCTGGGGCGGCGACAACTGGCGTGTGAACTCTAAGCTAACCATCAACACCGGCTTGCGCTTCGAGTATGAGTTCGGCCCCACAGAATCCGGCAATCGGCAGATGATGTACTTCGATCCTAATCAGGCGCTTCCAACTGCTAGTGATGTGAACAGCGCTTATGCAGCTAATTATGCAGTCTACGCGGCCGCGTTTCCGGCTGGATTGCCTGCTCCTCCTACATCGCTGAACATTAAGGGAGGTCCTGTTTACGCGGGTGTGAATGGCGTGGGCACGAGAGCCTGGGTGGATAGCTGGCGTTTGCTGCCCAGGTTTGCCGCAGCCTACGCTCTACGACCTTCCCTCGTGATCCGGGGCGGGTATGGACTGTTCTACGACACAAACAATGTGTTAAATCAGAACCCCGATCTTACAGGTTTCTCAGCGACCACGACCACTGCCTCTACAAGCGATAACGGAGTGGGGTTGGACGGAAACTGGGTGGGTGCAAATCCATATGCGGGAACCTCTCCTGTGACCAATCCGTTCCCAGCCTTATCCAACGGCAATAACTTTGTCCAGCCTCTCGGATCGTCGCTGGGCGCCATGGCGATCGCGGGCAACAGCTGGAGCTTTTATCCGAAAGACTTCCTGCCGGCGCGCCAACAACGCTGGAATGTTACGGTTGAAAAACAGATTGGCTCATCAACCGTCTTGCATGTCGATTACATTGGGTCGTGGACGACGAGACTCCAGGTGAGCCAGAATCTCAACTCCGTGCCAGAGGCCTACTTTACGGGGGGCGACGTGCTGAACCCCAACAATGGCACATTGAGCGGCACCGTGAAGGGCAATCCGTTCCTTTACAAAAACATGAGCAACTTGGCTACTTCTTCTCCGGTTATCTACCAGAATGTTCTGACTCAACGGTCGCAATTCACAAGTTCCAACGTAAGCATCGCCAAGCTGCTCGAACCCTACCCACAGCTTGGAACTCTCACGGAGTATGCCCCAGTTGGCAATTCAAAATTTAATGAGCTAAACCTATCGTGGCGGCGGAGGATGTCGAACGGACTAAGCTTCGCTATCAACTATCAACAGAACTGGCAGAGCGATCAGGATTGGTTCGCCAATTCATTCGATGCGGTTCCGAGTTGGGAGCCGAGCAACAATTCGCGTCCGTACCGCCTTGCCGCAATCGGAACTTGGGAGCTTCCTTTTGGGAAGAACAAGCCGTTTGCTAACCATGGGTTGATGTCGAAGGCGTTTGGCGGATTCAAACTCGACAATGCTTACGAGCAGCAGGAGGGCGCACTGCTCAGCTTTAGCAATGTCATCTTCACCGGAGGAGACCCGAAGAGCATCAAGCTAGCCCACCCGACATACGGCGAATGGTTCAATACGACGAACTTCGACAAGATACCCGCGGATCAACTGGGAGCATACAATTTGCGCGTGTTTCCCTCAAGGGTTCCAGGCGTTCGTCAACAGGGTTATGGGAATTTGAACTCCAATCTGGAACGCAGTATCCCGCTCACGGAACGAGTCGATATGAAGCTTAGGTTCGAGTGCTTCGATGTGTTTAATCACACTTTAGTGGCCGCTCCGAACACAACCCCAACTTCAGCTCAGTTTGGACAGGTGACGGGTAATGCGCAAAACTTCTCCCGATTCATACAAATACAGGGGAAGATCATGTTTTAGTAACGCAAATGTCGCAACACTAGCAACATGCCGGGACAATACCACTGGTCGCGCAGATGCACCCCCAGTCCTGTCAATGATCCGTGGAGCAGTAAGACTGATGAAGCTATCAATAATCTCTCATTCCGAAATCAAAGTTTGTCCTGCGTAATAGCCGTTTTGCTACACGGTTTCAACTGAACTACGATATGAAAATGAGGCAATTCTTTTTAAACGACAGTCGAGGGAACAGATGAAGGAGACCAACCTGATCCTGGCTGTCGCACAATCGGGGTCCATTCCCGGCGACGTGTCGGCAAATGTCGCTCGTCATCTGCGATTCGGGGTCGTTGCTGCGGAGCATGGCGTTCAGTTTCTTGTCTTTCCCGAGTTGTCCCTGACGGGATACGAACCAGCCTTGGCCCGGTCGAATTCAGTTCATCCTCACGACCCCAAATTGGATCCGTTGCGTCGTCTTGCCGAAGAGGCGCGTATGACGGTAGTGGTGGGGGCCCCAATACTCAACGATAAGCGCGAATTGCATATCGGGGCGCTCGCCATCTGTTCCGATGGCATGGTATCGACATACACAAAACAACACCTTCACCCAGGTGAAGATGAAGTATTCACTCCCGGCTTGGGTGGGCCCATGTTGTCAGTCGAGGGCGCGGCCGTTGCTTTAGCGATCTGCGCAGACACAACGTACCCGCAGCACCCGGCCAGCGCTGCGGCATGTGGTGCGAATGTCTATGCGGCAGGCGTTTTGATCACCGAGAACGGATACGCATCAGACACGGCTTTGCTCAGGCAGTACTCGCTCCAACATAAGATGGCCGTCCTCATGGCTAACCATAGTGCGCCAACTGGAGGATGGGTTTCGGCAGGCAAAAGCGCTATCTGGTCCGACGACGGAGAGTTGGTGGCCACAAGTCCAGGAACGGAGGAAGGTTTACTCATTGCGACCAGGCACAAGCGTATATGGGATGGCATGTCGCTGTCAGTTCCAACGGTTTCTTCCGCGATAGGCTCCCAAACTGGCTCCCGGTAGCAATGCAGCGATCACGCTCAAACAGAACGGCCCCTATCGCCATCCCTTCCTCGGTGGTTCGGCATTCATCGACAATAACTTGAGCGCCCAAAATCCTTCAACTTCGAGCATGGTCAGTCAGTTGACCAGCTTCACGTGCAATTTCTCGAACGAATATACCCTCAACCTTACCAATCAAAACGGTACTGCATTCAACCAAGGTGAAGCTGATCCGTCGCTTAGTTTTGGAGTAGCTCTTTACAAGACTGGCCGCCGGATTATGGAACTCTCTTTCAGATACACGTTCTAGTCTTGATTCTTGCGCGCTGCGAGACACTGCGCTCTCAGCGCGCCTACTGCATTTATCGCTAAAATCAACACTGTGATTGTGCCGTTATCGAGGAGTGGTTTCTATCTCCGCATTTCGTTCATTCGATCGCAGTGGTATTTATCTTCCTCACATCGATAATGGAGCTATATGTTGAGATCGAATTTACATCATCCTTTAAGGCTATCCCTCCTGCTTTTGCTTTTGACCACGTTATTCGGTACACCTTTTCAGGCTGATTCGCAGCAGACCGCGAAGCGTCAAATCGTCGTAGACATCGCGCAAGCTGGCACGCCAGTGGACCGCTTCTTTGACCTTTCTGTCGGTTCCGATTACCCGGGGACACTTATTCGCAACGATAGCCAGGAGCAGCTCAAGGTTGCGGTTGACGAGCTGGGATTTCGCTATCTACGCTTCCATGCCATCTTCCATGATGTGTTGGGGACCGTTCGCATCGAAGATGGCAAGACCATCTATGACTGGACGAAGGTCGACCAGCTCTATGACGAACTCTTAGCCATGCACATCAAACCCTTCGTAGAGCTCGGTTTCACACCGAAAGCGCTAGCAACATCCAATAACAGTATTTTTTATTGGAAGGGCAACACCTCACATCCGAATCCAGCAGGCTGGCACGACCTGATAGCGGCCTTTATTCACCACATCGAGGCGCGATATGGACAGCAGGAGGTGCGCTCCTGGTTCTTCGAAGTGTGGAACGAACCCAACCTCTCCGGATTTTGGGAAGGCGCAGATCAGCAGGCCTACTTCAAGCTCTACGACCAGACCTCAAACACGATAAAGAGTATCGATCCGGCGCTTCGTGTAGGCGGGCCGGCTACGGCTGGAGTTGGCTGGATCCCTGAGTTCCTGGCCCATGTCAAGCAAAGCGGAGCCGCCATCGATTTCGTCGCGACCCATACTTACGGCGTGGACGGAGGATTCCTTGATGAAAACGGACAGAGCGATACAAAGCTTTCTCCGTCACCGGACGCCATTATCGGAGATGTGCGCCACGTTCGAGAGCAAGTCGCAGTTTCCGCCTTTCCGGACCTGCCCGTGTACTTCACGGAGTGGAGTACGAGCTACACGCCACGAGACGTCATCCATGATTCTTATGTGAGCGCCCCGTACATTTTGAGCAAACTGAAGGGCTCCGAAGGACTCGTACAAGGGATGAGCTATTGGACCTACACGGACCTGTTCGAGGAGCCCGGACCGCCGACCGCGGCGTTTCAGGGTGGATTCGGTTTGCTGAACCGTGATGGGATTCGCAAACCCGCGTTCTTTGCTTATAAGTACCTCCACGCACTACAGGGGAATGCGCTCCATTCCAACGATCCACAATCTATGATGGCCGTAAAGGGAGACAACGTCGAAGCGCTCTTATGGGACTTCAAACAGCCGGAGCAGAGGGTGAGCAACCGCTCTTTCTACACCAAGTTGCTCCCCTCTGTTCCTGCGGCTCCTGTCGAACTACACGTTACGCATATGTCGCCGTTCACAAAATATCACTTAGAGGTGCATCGTACTGGCTACCAGGCGAATGATGCATACTCGGCATACATAAAAATGGGAGCACCCAAGGATTTATCTACAAAACAGATAGCCCAATTGAACGAATTCACTCGCGATCGACCAGAAAAGACACAAATCGTCCGCAGCAATAAGGACGGTGAGGTTGCAGTGACCGTGCCTATGCGGAGCAACGATATTGTCTTGATCCTACTGACGCGCACGTCTGGCAGGGACTAACTCGATTATGTCTAGCTGTTTCGCTCAGACCGCGCACATCCAAGCAGGGCGCG includes the following:
- a CDS encoding GH39 family glycosyl hydrolase is translated as MLRSNLHHPLRLSLLLLLLTTLFGTPFQADSQQTAKRQIVVDIAQAGTPVDRFFDLSVGSDYPGTLIRNDSQEQLKVAVDELGFRYLRFHAIFHDVLGTVRIEDGKTIYDWTKVDQLYDELLAMHIKPFVELGFTPKALATSNNSIFYWKGNTSHPNPAGWHDLIAAFIHHIEARYGQQEVRSWFFEVWNEPNLSGFWEGADQQAYFKLYDQTSNTIKSIDPALRVGGPATAGVGWIPEFLAHVKQSGAAIDFVATHTYGVDGGFLDENGQSDTKLSPSPDAIIGDVRHVREQVAVSAFPDLPVYFTEWSTSYTPRDVIHDSYVSAPYILSKLKGSEGLVQGMSYWTYTDLFEEPGPPTAAFQGGFGLLNRDGIRKPAFFAYKYLHALQGNALHSNDPQSMMAVKGDNVEALLWDFKQPEQRVSNRSFYTKLLPSVPAAPVELHVTHMSPFTKYHLEVHRTGYQANDAYSAYIKMGAPKDLSTKQIAQLNEFTRDRPEKTQIVRSNKDGEVAVTVPMRSNDIVLILLTRTSGRD